The genomic segment GCCAGTCCGCCTCGATCGTGTGGTGCCAGACCCAGCGCAGCAGAGCAGCAGCCCGGCCCGCCAACCCTGGACCGCGCAACTCGGGGGGCAGCGGGGAGCGTACGCGGGCCAGATCCGCGCGGATCCGCTCGTCCGGCAGCGATTCCAGCGCCACGATCTCGTCGTCGAGCGTCATGTTCGGACGGGCGGGAGGCACCGTCATGAAGTCGGCCATCCAGGAGGACGACATGGCGTGCGCCACGATGGCCGCGGTCACCGGGTCGTCGTCAAGGAAACCGTTGAATGCGTCGACGTGCTGGTCCCGCCAGGCCCGGTGCCAGGGAAGCGGCTGACCTCGGCGCAGGATGTTGAGCGCCCCCAACGTCTCGGTGAGTTGTGACGTGCCGAAACGTGCCTGCGCCATCACTTCGGCGTCGACCAGGAACACCGCCACGTTTCGCCTCCAGTCGAAACTCTAGGGTGGCACCGCGCGATACCTCAAGCTGCCGGCCATGCAGAGCGTCATTCAGTCGACCGGACCGCGGACCGTGGGCGCGCGGAACTTCAGGGCGTTGTGGGCCGGTGTCGGGATCACCAACCTGGCCGACGGCGTCGTCAAGCTGACCCTGCCCCTGGTGGCCGTGTCGATGACGGACTCCCCCGCGCTGGTCGCCGGCATCACTCTGGCCAACACCCTGCCCTGGCTGTTGTTCTCGCTGCCCGCCGGCGTCCTCGCCGACCGGGTCGACCGCCGACGCCTGATCATGGCCTCGACCGTCGTGCGCGCCCTGATCCTGGCCGTGCTCGTCGCCGGCTTCCTCGCGGACGCGCTGCCGCTGGCCGGCCTGTACGCGGGAGCGCTGGCACTCGGCATCGCCGAGGTGTTCACCGACACCACCCGGATGTCGGTCGTGCCGATGGTCGTCCCCCGAAACCGCATGGAGTCCGCGTACGCCAAGTTGACCGCGACCGAGACCGTCGCCAACGAGTTCATCGGACCTCCTCTGGGCGGACTGCTGGCTGCCGCCGGGCTGGCCGTCGCGCTCGGCGCCGGAGGCGTCGGCTACGCCGCGGCGCTGCTCGCCTTGGCGCTCATGACCGGTCCCTATCGCAGCAACCGCCACCCCGGCTCGACGCCGAGCGCGTCCGGCCTTCGCGCCGACATCCGGGAGGGCGTCCGGTACGTGTGGCGGGAGCGGGTGTTGCGGACGCTGCTGCTGGTAGCCGGCGCGGCGAGTGGCTGCTGGGCGGCGTGGATGTCGGTCATCGTCGTCTATGCGGTCGCGCCCGGACCGCTGGACCTCAGCCGCTCGGAGTACGGACTGCTGATCGGCGCCCTGGGAGTGGGGCGGCGTGCTGGGCGCCAGTGTCGCGCCGGCGCTCACCCGCCGGCTGGGAAGGCCGGTCGTCCTCACCGCGTCGATGGCCTGTTTCGCCGTGCTGCTGGCGGCACCGGCGATCTCCTCGTCGCCCCCGCTGATCGCCGTGACCACCCTCCTGGGCGGCGCCGGCAGCGGCGCCTGGAACGTCACCTACAGTTCCCTGCGCGCGCTCGTCGTCCCCGACGCGATGATGGGGCGCTACAGCGGGGTGAGTCGCCTGACGAGTTGGGGATCGATGCCGCTCGGGGCTCTGCTCGCCGCCTTCACCGCGGAACTGATCAGCGTCCGAGCGGTCTTCTGGGGCGGGGCAGCGCTGTGTGCCCTGGTGATCGCGGTGACGTTGCGTACGGTCAGCTCGCCGGAGTTCCGGCGGTTGGAAGCCCGCGCGAACGCCTCCACGGATCGCGACTGACTCGCCGCGATCCGAGGTGCCGACGCTGACGCGTCACATCGGCTGGACCCAGGCGGACCGCCACTGCGGGGACGGGTCCGCACCGAGGCTCGTCCAGTACTCCCGGCCGTCGACGATCTTTCCGTCGCGCACGGTCCAGAACGACGCGACTCGGTGCACGCCCATCTCCTCGTGCGGCACCTCCACCTCGGACACCACAGTGTCGCCCGCCGCCAGCACCCGCAGTACCCGGATCGACCAGCCCTCCGGGTACTCGGCGTTGATCCTCACGTAGTTCTCGCGGCCCACGATCCGTTCCGCGCTGACCGGCCACTCGACCACCACGTCGTCGGCCAGCAGATCGCCGACTCCGGTCCAGTCCCGGGCCTGCATGCGATCCCACAGCGCGCGTACCACCGTTTCCGTCTCCATCGGCGGATCATGGCAGGACCCACCGACAGCTACGACGGCTCGGCGGGCTCCGGCTCCGGCTCCGGCTGGTCGACGGTGCGGCGCGGGCCGGTGAACCACTTGCGGGCCGAGGCGTACCACCAGATGCCGACGCCGAGCAGCACGCCACCGATGGCGATCGGCGCGTAGTTCACCGCCGTCCAGCTGAAGTCGGGGTTGCCTGGTACACCGGCAGGGACGATCGGCAACACGAAGTAGATCGAGATGACAGCGATCTCGACCACCGCGATCCAGCCGAGCAGCTTGTAGCGCCGGCCGAGCGTCCACGGCCCCGGGGTGAACCGGTCGCCCATCCGCAGCCGCAGGAAGATCGGGATGATGAAGGACAGGTAGAGCCCGATCACCGCCACCGACACCACCGCGTAGAACGCGACCGGGATGCCGCCGCGCTGGTAGAGCGCGGGGAGCGTGAGCACCAGCCCGGCCAGCGTCGCCCCGATGATGGCGTTGACCGGTGTGCCGTTGCGGTTGACCTTCGACCACAGCCGCCAGCCCGGCACCGCCCGGTCCCGGCTGAACGCGTACGCCATCCGCGACATCGACGTCACGCAGCTCATCCCGCAGAAGAACTGCCCGATGGTGGAGATGATGATGACGGCCTTGAAGAAGAACGGCGTCAGCGCGCTCTCGAAGATCGCCCCGGAGAAGCCGCCCGCCTCGTTTATGGCGTCCACGTCGGTGGCCGCGAACAGGAACGCCAGCAGCAGGATCCAGCCGCCCACCGCGGAGTAGAAGATCGACCGCCACAGCCCCTGCGCGGCGGCCTTGGAGGCGCCCCGGGTCTCCTCGGAGACGTGCGCGCAGGCGTCGAAGCCGGTGATCGTGTACTGCGTGAGCAGGAAGCCCAGCGGCAGCACGTAGAACCAGAACGCCAGCCCGCCGGTGTCACCGTCGCCGAAGCCCGAGTTGTTGAACCGCTCGGTGAAGACGAACTGGAAGCTCTGGTGGTTGTCCGGGACCAGGACCAGGATCAGCACCACGGCGGCCGCGCCGGCCACGTGCCACCAGACCGAGACGTTCTGGAGTACGTCGATGATGCGGTGCCCGTAGATGTTGATCAGGCCGTGCAGCGCGAGGATCACCACGAACAGCCCGAACGTCTGGTGCCCGGTGCCGGCCCAGCCGTCGAACAGCGCCGACAGCGTCAGGTTGAGGAACGTGGCGCAGCCGTAGTCGACGGACGCGGTCACCGCCACCAGCCCGATCAGGTTGAGCCAGCCGGTGAACCAGCCGTGCACCGGCCGGCCCATGGTCGCCGCCCACCAGTAGATCCCGCCGGCCGTCGGGTACGCCGACACCAGCTCGGCCAGGCAGAAGCCGATGATCAGGATGAACAGCGAGATCAGCGGCCAGCCCCAGGAGATCGCCACCGGGCCGCCGTTGTTCCACGCCTGGCCGAACGTGGTGAAGCAGCCGGCCAGGATCGAGATGATGGAGAACGAGATCGCGAAGTTGGAGAAGCCGCTCCACTTGCGGCGCAGCTCCTGTTTGTAGCCGAGTTCGGCGAGTCGTCGGGCGTCGTCGTCCATCGGCTGCTCGGCGGTCGGCGCGGGCGTCGTGGCCACTGCACACCTCCTCGAGGCGATGCTCGTGCGAGTGCTCGCAGTGTGCTCCCGGCCGATCAAGGTGGTCAATACGTAGCCCGGTAATTGCGTTGTCGCCCGATCCCACGAGGGGCATCATTGTGGGCGTGACCAGGCCCGACCCGACGGGCCGGCACCGGGCGCTCGGCAACGCCCGGTCCGCGGCGGCGCGCGGCGTCCACCTCTCTCTCACTGATGTACGGCGCTCGGCCGTACCCTCCGGACGCCCCGCGCCGCCGCACCTCTAGACGAACAGCAACCCCGCGACCCACAGCGCGGCGATCATCAGGCCGGCGGTGAACTCCAGGACCATCGACAGCCCGGCCGCCTTGAGCGCCTGCACGGTGGCCGGCCAGGCCAGGCGGGTGTCGCCGAGCCGCAGCCGCTCCGCGCCGAAGATCCCGCCGACGAAGCCGATCGGCAGCCCGACCACCGGGATGACGAAGAACCCGACCACCCCGAGCAGCCCGCCCGCCAGCAGCGACGTGGTGGGCACGCCGGTCCGCTTCAGGTTCCGCCCCGGCCAGAGGTACTTGAGCACGGTGCCGCCCGCGGCGATCACCGTGGCGGCGGCGAGCACCGCCCAGCGGCCCGGTCCGGCGTCGCCGAACAGCGTCCACACCAGCACTCCGCCCCAGCACAGCGGCAGCGCCGGCAGCCCCGGCACCACCACCCCGGCCAGGCCGGCGACGATCGCCAGCGCGGTGACGACCGACACGACGGCCTGCGAATCGGTAAGGCTCACAGTTCTCTCCTACCCGCCCAGGCGGGCGCGGATGCCGTCGGCGGGCATCGGTGCGCCGAACAGCCGGCCCTGCCCGGTGTCGCACCGTAGCGCCCGCAGCCGTTCGGCCTGCACCTCGGTCTCCACCGCCTCGGCCGTCACCGACAGCTCCAGCGCGTGCGCCAGCCGGACCAGCGCGTCCACGATCCGCTCGTCGCGGTGGTCGGCCACCGCGTCCCCGCCGTCACCCCGTATCCCCTCGACGAACGGACCGGCCAGCTTCACGCAGTGGATCGGCAGCCGCCGCAGGTACGCCAGGTTCGAGTAGCCGGTGCCGAAGTCGTCGATGGCCAGCCGCAGCCCGAGATCGGCCAGCTGGTGCAGCGTCCGCAACGGCTCACCGGCGCTGCCCATGACGGCGCTCTCGGTCAGCTCCAGTTGCAGCAGCTCCGCCGGCAGGCCGGTGTGCTGCAACGCCTCGGCCACCGTTTCCACGATGGCCGGGTCGTCGGCCTGCCGCGCGGCCAGGTTGACGCTCACCACTGGCGTGGTGTCCGGGTACGCGCGCCGCCACGACTCGGCGTCGCGGCAGGCCTGACGCAGCACCCAGGCGCCGAGGCGGACGATCAGGCCGGTCTCCTCGGCCAGCCCGATGAACCGGTCCGGCCCGATCAGCCCCAGTTCCGGGTGCTGCCAGCGGACCAGCGCCTCGACCGCCACCATCGTGCCGTCCAGCAGCGACACGATCGGCTGGTAGTGCAGCACGAACTCGCCCCGGTCCAGCGCGGCGGGCAGGTTCGCGGCCAGCGCGGAGCGGGCGATGTCGGCGGCGCTGCGCTCCGGGTCGTACACCGCCCAGCGGCCCCGGCCCTCCGCCTTGGCCCAGTAGAGCGTGGTGTCGGCGGCCTTCATCAGGTCACCGACGCTCGTCTCCGCCGCCGGGCACTCCACGATGCCGATGCTCGCCGACACGGCCAACTGCTGGTCGCCGACGTGCACCGGCGCGGACACCGCGGCCAGGGCCAGTTCGGCGACCTCCACCGCGTCGTCGATGCCGCCGTCGGAGTCGACCAGGATGACGAACTCGTCGCCGCCCATCCGGGCCACCAGGTGACCGCGCCCGGCCACGCAGTCGCTGAGCCGGCGGGCGATCACCTTGAGCAGCCGGTCGCCCAGGTCGTGGCCGAGGCTGTCGTTCACCGCCTTGAAGCCGTCCAGGTCGATGAAGCAGAGGCCGACGCGCTGGTCCGGGCCGGCGCCGTCGAAGACCTCGCCGAGTTGTTCGAAGAACAGCGTCCGGTTGGGCAGGCCGGTCAGCGGGTCGTGCAGCGCCTGGAAGCGCAGCCGCTGCTGCAGCTCGTACCGCTGGGTGATGTCCTCCACCATCGCGACGGTGAACCGGGGCCGGCCGTCGTCGTGCCGGATCAGCGAGACCGCGAGGTCGGTCCAGACCACGCTGCCGTCCTTGCGGTAGTAGCGCTTCTCCACCCGGGCGCTGTCCCGCTTGCCCTCGATCAGCTCCTGGTACAGCTCCCACATCCCGGCCGCGTCGTCGGCATAGGCCAGCGCCGACACGTTCATCCGCCGCATCTCCGCGACGGTGTAGCCGAGCATGTCCGCGAAGGCTTGGTTGACCTCGATGATCTGCCCGTCCACCCCGGCGATGCCGATGCCGATGACGGCCCCGGTGAAGACCGCCCGGAACCGCGCCTCGCTGTCCCGCAACGCCTGCTCGACGGTGTCCCGGGCCTGCCAGGCGGACCTGGCGATCCGCTCCTGCTGGCTGAAGACCCGGTCGCGCAGCGCGCGGGCGAACCCGGCGGCGAACGCGCCCTGGAGCAACGCGACCCGTTCACGCAGCTCCGGCGACTCCGTCCGCGACGGCAGCACCCAGGGCAGGAACCGGTCGCCGAGTGCCTGCACCGACCAGTCGAGCACGCCGGGCTCGGTGAGATGCGCCTGCACCAGGGCACGCCCCACCTCCTCCGCCGGGCCGGCGGAGAAGGTGGGGGCGAGCAGGGCCTCGCCGAGCCGTTCGGTGAGCGGCACCAGCAGGCGCTCGGTCTCGGCCGCGCTCAACGGCACGAACCCGATGCGGCGCACCGCACGTGCCCACTCGGCGGCGTACGCGGCGGCGCCGGGCCGGCTGACGTCTCCCCCGTCGCTGTCCGGGGTGCGCATGGGCTCAGCCGGCGGCGCGGTCGTGCCGGGCGACGCCGCCGAAGGCTCCGAACCGCTCCGGGTGCTCGTCCACGTCGGACGGGGAGTCGGGCCGCCACAGCGGCATGTGCACCACGCCCGGTTCGAGGATCGTCCAGTCGCCGAAGAAGCCGGTGATCTCGGCCCGGGAGCGCAGCGTGATCTCGGTGGCGGTACGCGCCGACAGCCGCTGCGCGTCCAGCATCTCCTGCGGCTGGTCCTCGAAGGTGGAGTGGGAGATGACCAGGTAGCTGCCGGGTGCGGCGGCGGCGCGCAGCGTGGCCAGGATGTCGGCCGGGCGGTCCGCGTCCGGCACGAAGTGCACCACGCCGGCGAGCAGGATGCCCAGCGGCCGGTCGAAGTCGATCAGGCCGCTGGCGCGGGCGTGGTCCAGGATCAGCTTCGGCTCGCGCAGGTCGGCCAGGACCGCGGTGGCCCGGTCGTTGCCGGCGAGCAGTTCGTGGCTGTGCGCCACGGCCACCGGGTCGATGTCGACGTACACGATGCGGGCGTCCGGGTCGGCGGTCTGGGCGACCTCGTGCACGTTGCCGACGGTGGGGATGCCGGAGCCGATGTCGAGGAACTGGTCGATGCCGGCGTCGAGCAGCACGCGTACGGCCCGGCGCAGGAACTCCCGCCCGGAGCGCATCGTGGCGGCCAGGTTCGGCGTCATGGCCGCGATCTGTTCGGCGAGCTGCCGGTCGATCTCGAAGTTGTGCGCCCCGCCGAGGAAGTAGTCGTAGACCCGGGCGGCGCTCGGCCGGCTCAGGTCGATCTCGGTGGGAAGGCTCTCCGGCGTCTGCATCGCTCGGTCCCCCAGGTCGTCGTCCGCCGTCGATGGCGGATCATGTGGTCTACACCACTCTAGGCGCGTACGGCCGGGTTCGGGAGATCCACCTGAGGCGATGCGGGCGCCCCGGTTCAGTCGGCTGACTCCAGCAGCATCGAGATGCCCTGGCCGACTCCGATGCACATGGTGGCGAGCGCCCGCCGGCCGCCCCGGCGACGCAGTTCCAGCGCGGCGGTCAACGCCAGCCGGGCACCGCTGGCGCCGAGCGGGTGACCCAGCGCGATGGCCCCGCCGCCGGGGTTGACGTGCTCGGCGTCCTCCGGCAGGCCCAGCTCGCGCAGCACCGCCACCGACTGCGCGGCGAACGCCTCGTTCAGCTCGACCACGTCCACGTCGGCGAGCGAGAGGCCCGTCCGGTCGAGCAGCTTCCGGGTCGCCGGGACCGGGCCGATGCCCATGATCCGTGGTGGTACGCCCGCCGACGCGGCGCCGCGTACCCGGGCCAGCGGGGTGAGGCCGTAGCGCTCGACGGCGGCCGCGGAGGCGACCAGCAGCGCGACGGCGCCGTCGTTGACGCCGGAGGAGTTGCCGGCGGTGACGGTGCCGCCCTCGCGGAACGGGGTGGGCAGCGCGGCGAGCTTCTCCAGCGTCGTCTCGCGCGGGTGCTCGTCGGCCTCGACCAGCTTGGTCTCCCGCTTGCCGGCGGGCACCGTCACCGGGACGATCTCCTCGGCCAGCCGGCCGTCGGCCTGTGCCTTGGCGGCCCGCTGCTGCGACCGGTACGCGAAGGCGTCCTGCGCGGCCCGGTCCACGCCGAACTCGGCGGCGACGTTCTCCGCCGTCTCCGGCATCGAGTCGACGCCCCAGCCCTTGCGCATCAGGCGGTTGACCAGCCGCCAGCCGATCGTGGTGTCGTACACCTCGGCGGTGCGGGCGAACGGCGTGGCCGCCTTCGGCATGACGAACGGCGCACGGCTCATGCTCTCCACGCCGCCGGCCACCACCAGGTCGGCCTCCCCGGCGACGATCGCGCGGGCGGCGGAGGCGAGCGCGTCCAGCCCGGAGCCGCAGAGCCGGTTGACGGTGCTGCCCGGCACCTCCTCCGGCAGGCCGCCGAGCAGCGCCGCCATCCGGGCCACGTTGCGGTTGTCCTCACCGGCCTGGTTGGCGCAGCCCAGGATCACGTCGTCGGTGCGGGCCCAGTCGACCGACGGGTGGCGGGACACCAGCTCGCGGACGACGTGCGCGGCCAGGTCGTCGGGGCGGACCCCGGCCAGGGCGCCGGCGTACCGGCCGATCGGGGTACGGACTCCGGCAACGAGATAGGCCACTGTCATCGCGCGTACGTCCTTCGGGGGGTGGGAAGGGGTCGGTCGGCGGGTCGCGGGAGTACCCGGCGCCAGGATATCCGTGACCCGAGCGGATAGGTTTGCCGCATGTCCGGGGCTCAGTTCAGCGCAGAGACCAGCGGCGGCGGCGCGTTCGTCCGCCAGCCCAACCGGTTCACCGGCCGGGTCACCCCGCACTCCACCTCACCCGAGGGCGGCGGGCCGGACGATGCGGGGCGCTGGCCACTGGAGGCGGGCCGCTACCGGCTGATCTGGTGCCGGGCCTGCCCGTGGGCGCACCGGGCCCGGATCGTGCGCGGCCTGCTGGGCCTGGACGAGGTGATCTCGCTGGGCACCGTCGACCCGATCCGGGACGAGCGGGGCTGGCGGTTCGCGCTCGACCCGGACGGCTTCGACCCGGTGCTCGGCATCGGTTTCCTGTCCGAGGCGTACCTGTCCACCGACAGGGACTACACCGGCCGGGTGACAGTGCCGGCGCTCGTGGACACGCTCACCGGGCGGGTGGTGACGAACGACTATCCGCAGCT from the Micromonospora sp. WMMA1947 genome contains:
- a CDS encoding EAL domain-containing protein; translated protein: MRTPDSDGGDVSRPGAAAYAAEWARAVRRIGFVPLSAAETERLLVPLTERLGEALLAPTFSAGPAEEVGRALVQAHLTEPGVLDWSVQALGDRFLPWVLPSRTESPELRERVALLQGAFAAGFARALRDRVFSQQERIARSAWQARDTVEQALRDSEARFRAVFTGAVIGIGIAGVDGQIIEVNQAFADMLGYTVAEMRRMNVSALAYADDAAGMWELYQELIEGKRDSARVEKRYYRKDGSVVWTDLAVSLIRHDDGRPRFTVAMVEDITQRYELQQRLRFQALHDPLTGLPNRTLFFEQLGEVFDGAGPDQRVGLCFIDLDGFKAVNDSLGHDLGDRLLKVIARRLSDCVAGRGHLVARMGGDEFVILVDSDGGIDDAVEVAELALAAVSAPVHVGDQQLAVSASIGIVECPAAETSVGDLMKAADTTLYWAKAEGRGRWAVYDPERSAADIARSALAANLPAALDRGEFVLHYQPIVSLLDGTMVAVEALVRWQHPELGLIGPDRFIGLAEETGLIVRLGAWVLRQACRDAESWRRAYPDTTPVVSVNLAARQADDPAIVETVAEALQHTGLPAELLQLELTESAVMGSAGEPLRTLHQLADLGLRLAIDDFGTGYSNLAYLRRLPIHCVKLAGPFVEGIRGDGGDAVADHRDERIVDALVRLAHALELSVTAEAVETEVQAERLRALRCDTGQGRLFGAPMPADGIRARLGG
- a CDS encoding amino acid permease, whose translation is MATTPAPTAEQPMDDDARRLAELGYKQELRRKWSGFSNFAISFSIISILAGCFTTFGQAWNNGGPVAISWGWPLISLFILIIGFCLAELVSAYPTAGGIYWWAATMGRPVHGWFTGWLNLIGLVAVTASVDYGCATFLNLTLSALFDGWAGTGHQTFGLFVVILALHGLINIYGHRIIDVLQNVSVWWHVAGAAAVVLILVLVPDNHQSFQFVFTERFNNSGFGDGDTGGLAFWFYVLPLGFLLTQYTITGFDACAHVSEETRGASKAAAQGLWRSIFYSAVGGWILLLAFLFAATDVDAINEAGGFSGAIFESALTPFFFKAVIIISTIGQFFCGMSCVTSMSRMAYAFSRDRAVPGWRLWSKVNRNGTPVNAIIGATLAGLVLTLPALYQRGGIPVAFYAVVSVAVIGLYLSFIIPIFLRLRMGDRFTPGPWTLGRRYKLLGWIAVVEIAVISIYFVLPIVPAGVPGNPDFSWTAVNYAPIAIGGVLLGVGIWWYASARKWFTGPRRTVDQPEPEPEPAEPS
- a CDS encoding nuclear transport factor 2 family protein — its product is METETVVRALWDRMQARDWTGVGDLLADDVVVEWPVSAERIVGRENYVRINAEYPEGWSIRVLRVLAAGDTVVSEVEVPHEEMGVHRVASFWTVRDGKIVDGREYWTSLGADPSPQWRSAWVQPM
- a CDS encoding DUF456 domain-containing protein, producing MSLTDSQAVVSVVTALAIVAGLAGVVVPGLPALPLCWGGVLVWTLFGDAGPGRWAVLAAATVIAAGGTVLKYLWPGRNLKRTGVPTTSLLAGGLLGVVGFFVIPVVGLPIGFVGGIFGAERLRLGDTRLAWPATVQALKAAGLSMVLEFTAGLMIAALWVAGLLFV
- a CDS encoding SAM-dependent methyltransferase — its product is MQTPESLPTEIDLSRPSAARVYDYFLGGAHNFEIDRQLAEQIAAMTPNLAATMRSGREFLRRAVRVLLDAGIDQFLDIGSGIPTVGNVHEVAQTADPDARIVYVDIDPVAVAHSHELLAGNDRATAVLADLREPKLILDHARASGLIDFDRPLGILLAGVVHFVPDADRPADILATLRAAAAPGSYLVISHSTFEDQPQEMLDAQRLSARTATEITLRSRAEITGFFGDWTILEPGVVHMPLWRPDSPSDVDEHPERFGAFGGVARHDRAAG
- a CDS encoding MFS transporter, whose protein sequence is MQSVIQSTGPRTVGARNFRALWAGVGITNLADGVVKLTLPLVAVSMTDSPALVAGITLANTLPWLLFSLPAGVLADRVDRRRLIMASTVVRALILAVLVAGFLADALPLAGLYAGALALGIAEVFTDTTRMSVVPMVVPRNRMESAYAKLTATETVANEFIGPPLGGLLAAAGLAVALGAGGVGYAAALLALALMTGPYRSNRHPGSTPSASGLRADIREGVRYVWRERVLRTLLLVAGAASGCWAAWMSVIVVYAVAPGPLDLSRSEYGLLIGALGVGRRAGRQCRAGAHPPAGKAGRPHRVDGLFRRAAGGTGDLLVAPADRRDHPPGRRRQRRLERHLQFPARARRPRRDDGALQRGESPDELGIDAARGSARRLHRGTDQRPSGLLGRGSAVCPGDRGDVAYGQLAGVPAVGSPRERLHGSRLTRRDPRCRR
- the pcaF gene encoding 3-oxoadipyl-CoA thiolase, with amino-acid sequence MTVAYLVAGVRTPIGRYAGALAGVRPDDLAAHVVRELVSRHPSVDWARTDDVILGCANQAGEDNRNVARMAALLGGLPEEVPGSTVNRLCGSGLDALASAARAIVAGEADLVVAGGVESMSRAPFVMPKAATPFARTAEVYDTTIGWRLVNRLMRKGWGVDSMPETAENVAAEFGVDRAAQDAFAYRSQQRAAKAQADGRLAEEIVPVTVPAGKRETKLVEADEHPRETTLEKLAALPTPFREGGTVTAGNSSGVNDGAVALLVASAAAVERYGLTPLARVRGAASAGVPPRIMGIGPVPATRKLLDRTGLSLADVDVVELNEAFAAQSVAVLRELGLPEDAEHVNPGGGAIALGHPLGASGARLALTAALELRRRGGRRALATMCIGVGQGISMLLESAD